A window of Campylobacter pinnipediorum subsp. pinnipediorum contains these coding sequences:
- a CDS encoding phosphatidate cytidylyltransferase → MKQRVVTGVLMFLAVLIIFFVDNYNLNFIILGVVLYLSFKESIQLFKLDGYEKLVFVALAFYTLSFVSNPIFCLILAMLVIVSFVAYQKSEDLNLILPFIYPSMPIFMMWAIYSQYGVGYLAWVILSVVASDTGAYFVGKKYGHRPFSKSSPNKTLEGVLAGLFLGTVIGAMYASYFMENALYCAFASFLMCAFGVFGDLFESYLKRRVDIKDSGNILPGHGGMLDRIDGYLFAAPVLLWTLSW, encoded by the coding sequence ATGAAACAAAGAGTTGTTACCGGTGTGTTGATGTTTTTGGCTGTTTTAATCATATTTTTTGTTGATAACTATAATCTAAATTTTATAATTTTAGGTGTGGTTTTATATCTATCGTTTAAAGAAAGCATTCAGCTTTTTAAGCTTGATGGTTATGAGAAACTTGTTTTTGTTGCTCTTGCTTTTTATACATTGAGTTTTGTTTCAAATCCAATATTTTGTCTTATCTTGGCAATGCTTGTTATAGTCTCTTTTGTGGCTTATCAAAAAAGTGAAGATTTAAATCTTATTTTACCTTTTATATATCCATCAATGCCTATTTTTATGATGTGGGCTATATACTCACAATACGGAGTTGGCTATCTTGCTTGGGTTATATTGTCAGTTGTTGCAAGTGATACCGGTGCTTATTTTGTTGGAAAAAAATATGGGCATAGGCCTTTTAGTAAAAGCTCTCCAAACAAAACTCTTGAAGGTGTTTTGGCAGGCTTGTTTTTAGGAACTGTTATAGGTGCTATGTATGCAAGTTATTTTATGGAAAATGCTCTTTATTGCGCTTTTGCTAGTTTCTTGATGTGTGCTTTTGGTGTATTTGGAGACTTGTTTGAAAGCTATTTAAAAAGAAGGGTTGATATAAAAGATAGTGGAAATATACTACCCGGACACGGCGGTATGCTTGATAGGATAGATGGATACTTGTTTGCAGCACCTGTTTTACTTTGGACTTTATCGTGGTAA
- the tsaD gene encoding tRNA (adenosine(37)-N6)-threonylcarbamoyltransferase complex transferase subunit TsaD gives MILAIESSCDDSSLALLKIDTLQLVYHKKISQESEHNLFGGVVPELAARLHTKALPNLVDEIKEYFNDIRAVAVTNEPGLSVSLIGGVSMAKTLSMGLKVPLITVNHLVGHIYSLFLDSKARFPMGVLLVSGGHTMVLEIDEDKNIAILASTSDDSFGESFDKVAKMLGLGYPGGGIVANYATKSTNKDRFKFPIPLLGDKRLEYSFSGLKNAVRLVIQKIDNINESDISDICFAFENAACLHIMDKLKRIFDEKKFKVFGVVGGASANLNLRSRLNELCQRHNTELLMAPLEFCSDNAFMIARAAREKYLQGDFIDYDKIQINPRSVLDRA, from the coding sequence ATGATACTTGCTATAGAAAGTAGCTGTGATGACAGCTCTTTAGCACTTTTAAAAATTGATACATTACAGCTAGTTTATCACAAAAAAATATCCCAAGAAAGTGAGCATAATTTATTTGGTGGCGTTGTTCCAGAACTTGCAGCTAGACTCCATACAAAAGCTTTACCAAATCTAGTAGATGAGATAAAAGAGTATTTTAATGATATAAGGGCTGTTGCTGTTACAAACGAACCTGGTCTTAGTGTAAGCTTGATAGGTGGAGTTAGTATGGCAAAAACTCTAAGCATGGGGCTAAAGGTCCCGCTTATAACCGTAAATCATCTTGTTGGACATATATATTCGCTATTTTTGGATTCAAAGGCAAGGTTTCCAATGGGTGTTCTTTTAGTGAGTGGCGGACATACTATGGTTCTTGAAATAGATGAGGATAAAAACATCGCAATTTTAGCCTCTACAAGCGATGATAGTTTTGGCGAAAGCTTTGATAAGGTGGCTAAAATGCTTGGTTTGGGTTATCCCGGGGGCGGTATAGTGGCTAATTATGCTACAAAATCAACAAATAAAGATCGTTTTAAATTTCCAATTCCATTGCTTGGAGATAAAAGATTAGAGTATAGCTTTTCTGGTCTTAAAAATGCAGTTAGACTTGTTATACAAAAGATAGATAATATAAATGAAAGCGATATTTCTGATATATGTTTTGCTTTTGAAAATGCAGCTTGTTTGCATATAATGGATAAATTAAAACGTATCTTTGATGAGAAAAAATTTAAAGTTTTTGGTGTAGTTGGTGGTGCAAGTGCGAATTTAAACTTGCGCTCAAGACTCAATGAACTTTGTCAAAGACACAATACAGAGCTTTTAATGGCGCCTTTGGAGTTTTGTTCTGATAATGCTTTTATGATAGCAAGAGCAGCTAGAGAAAAATACTTACAAGGCGATTTTATTGATTATGATAAGATACAGATAAATCCAAGAAGTGTTTTAGATAGGGCATAA
- a CDS encoding NFACT RNA binding domain-containing protein: MKYSHLLQIANYLSNFKKITSIKRVGNMNIYIGFDKKGLFFDLSKSDSSIYANDDFMQIKEYQAPFDNIIKKRLNNSFLLSVECLKNNRILKFVCEQKGSYKSIKTILYLEFTGRFTNAIVTDENGIILEALRHIDSEFRKIETGEKLKELGEFEIKEKSVLPISDFDDFFASEFDRVNNANFIYTKNVKLAQIDKKIQAVLQNINTLEDKDELLMSADKNSKMATLLLANLSNLKEYERKFQLIDFDGNAVDFILDDSPKVFANKLFNSSKRLKAKANGVDLQRENLSQKLDFLRNLSNLINSANSVSELEILLPKKNTIKKDKTINENIKSFYIREFKILIGKNESANLELLKNAKKNDIWVHLKDLPSPHVIIKTNKLKPDEDVLEYAAKICLNFSSVGSGRYEIDYTKRENVKIINGANVNYINYKTIILSK, encoded by the coding sequence ATGAAGTATTCACATCTTTTACAAATAGCTAACTATCTATCAAATTTCAAAAAAATCACAAGCATTAAACGTGTCGGTAATATGAATATATATATCGGGTTTGATAAAAAAGGCTTGTTTTTTGACCTATCAAAATCAGACTCATCTATCTATGCAAATGATGATTTTATGCAGATAAAAGAGTATCAAGCACCATTTGACAATATCATCAAAAAAAGACTTAATAACTCATTTTTGCTCAGTGTGGAGTGTTTAAAAAACAATAGAATTTTAAAATTTGTTTGTGAGCAAAAAGGCTCATATAAGAGTATAAAAACTATACTTTATCTTGAGTTTACTGGTAGATTTACAAACGCTATTGTAACTGATGAAAATGGGATAATTTTAGAAGCTTTAAGGCATATTGATAGTGAATTTAGGAAGATAGAAACTGGAGAAAAGCTAAAAGAGCTTGGCGAGTTTGAGATAAAAGAAAAATCAGTCTTGCCTATAAGTGATTTTGATGATTTTTTTGCTAGTGAGTTTGATAGGGTAAATAATGCAAATTTTATCTATACAAAAAATGTAAAACTAGCTCAAATAGATAAAAAAATCCAAGCCGTTTTACAAAATATAAATACACTTGAAGATAAAGATGAACTTTTGATGAGTGCTGATAAAAACTCAAAAATGGCTACACTTTTACTTGCAAATTTATCAAATTTAAAAGAGTATGAAAGAAAATTTCAGCTTATTGACTTTGATGGGAATGCTGTTGATTTTATCTTAGATGATAGCCCAAAGGTATTTGCAAATAAGCTTTTTAATAGCTCAAAAAGACTGAAAGCAAAAGCAAATGGTGTTGATTTGCAAAGGGAAAATTTATCTCAAAAGCTTGATTTTTTAAGGAATTTATCAAACCTGATAAACAGTGCAAATAGTGTTAGTGAGCTTGAAATTTTGTTACCTAAAAAAAATACAATCAAAAAAGATAAAACTATAAATGAAAATATAAAAAGTTTTTATATAAGAGAGTTTAAAATTTTAATAGGCAAAAATGAGAGTGCAAATTTAGAACTTTTAAAAAATGCTAAAAAAAATGATATTTGGGTGCATTTAAAAGACCTTCCAAGTCCGCACGTTATCATTAAGACAAACAAGCTAAAACCAGATGAAGATGTGCTTGAGTATGCGGCTAAAATTTGTCTAAATTTTAGTAGTGTTGGAAGTGGTAGATATGAGATTGATTATACAAAACGAGAAAATGTTAAGATAATAAACGGAGCAAATGTAAACTATATCAATTATAAGACGATAATACTTTCAAAGTAA
- the flgE gene encoding flagellar hook protein FlgE — protein sequence MLRSLWSGVTGLQAHQIAMDVESNNIANVNTVGHKYSRANFSDMLSQTPRIATAPQGELGGQNPMQIGLGTSVHSTTRIFSQGTLQATDKNTDLALQGDGFFIVSPDGGKTNLYTRNGDFVRDRAGNFVNNSGYIAQGWTRDDETGTIDPTGPIRNIVIPEGLTTPARATTQINVKGNLDSGNSIGPRSIPIYTLDSVGNGRDYNNDGILDPIEIHNENDVTNDNFYTNKRNEQVLTERGVDLGVMFDDVGNGVALRQGQGIWVSYANAKTKKFELGSSDAANIGRYLKLQNGLPERGPDGKVIPESRSIDIVLNGVPIKSANSIKNIRDVASFINAQSNKTGVEAKVSEGNKLTLINRNNTGTGENTKNIHLVVNKAVPNGNGTDTTGLDSTEVITAYQYEYTTSTANTTHSSNDKITRLINTTEDLRSAMQEDARKYVDYNGDGKIERDDATNVAARVATAVENSLNAQRGDDNEKINAATEGLAAILVNEGIIKNNESITSYKNEFKAAFHRAINSGEEFKDAAKTAAKYIAELTKFTDYNDGVKVSVNAQGQFQLENPKGDNFDHPLYISITGRTTETENDAPAINENVRLTTMLKSLEGSLSPSETIKTSSKFMLSSHGSTTEIHDSLGSKHTVNIKWAKVATTNDGGTEWNMVIQVPEPAKINFSGEGPANVITGSLRFGPDGALASFNPSSFTFSGNNGSLPGQSVQLDFGLNSDFNGLTSFDRDSSTEYIRQDGYEGGTLKDVRVDETGVIIGAFTNGQSFGLAQVAVATFTNNEGLQAEGGNVFSRTANSGDPVIGTAGSGNKGTIAAAKLEQSNVDLSRALTNLIVIQRGFQANSKAITTSDEMLNTLLQLKQ from the coding sequence ATGTTAAGATCACTTTGGTCTGGTGTAACAGGTCTTCAGGCACACCAGATAGCAATGGACGTAGAAAGTAACAATATAGCAAATGTTAATACTGTTGGACACAAATATTCTCGTGCAAATTTTTCGGATATGTTGAGTCAAACACCAAGGATAGCAACAGCTCCACAAGGTGAGCTAGGCGGTCAAAATCCTATGCAAATAGGTCTTGGAACATCTGTTCATTCAACTACAAGAATTTTTTCCCAAGGAACTTTGCAAGCAACTGATAAAAATACAGACTTAGCGCTTCAAGGAGATGGATTTTTTATAGTATCGCCTGATGGTGGTAAGACAAATTTATATACTAGAAATGGTGATTTTGTAAGAGATAGAGCTGGAAATTTTGTAAATAATAGTGGCTATATAGCACAAGGTTGGACTAGGGATGATGAAACTGGAACGATAGATCCAACAGGTCCTATAAGAAATATAGTAATACCAGAAGGACTTACAACCCCAGCTCGTGCTACGACACAGATAAATGTAAAGGGAAATCTTGACTCAGGTAACTCAATAGGCCCAAGAAGTATCCCTATATATACCCTTGACTCTGTTGGGAATGGACGTGATTATAACAACGATGGTATTTTAGATCCTATAGAAATTCATAATGAAAATGATGTAACCAATGATAATTTTTATACAAATAAAAGAAATGAGCAGGTGCTGACAGAAAGAGGTGTTGACCTTGGTGTTATGTTTGATGATGTAGGAAATGGTGTCGCACTAAGACAAGGTCAGGGCATATGGGTAAGCTATGCAAATGCAAAAACTAAAAAATTTGAGCTTGGTAGCAGTGATGCTGCAAATATTGGAAGATATTTAAAGCTTCAAAATGGCCTCCCTGAGCGTGGTCCTGATGGTAAGGTTATCCCAGAGAGTAGGTCTATAGATATAGTTTTAAATGGAGTGCCTATAAAAAGTGCAAATTCTATAAAAAATATAAGGGATGTAGCCTCTTTTATAAATGCTCAGTCAAATAAAACAGGTGTTGAAGCCAAAGTATCGGAAGGAAATAAGCTTACACTTATAAATAGAAACAATACGGGCACAGGTGAAAACACAAAAAATATACATTTGGTTGTAAATAAAGCTGTTCCAAATGGCAATGGAACCGATACTACTGGTTTGGATAGTACGGAGGTTATAACAGCATATCAGTATGAATACACAACATCTACTGCAAACACAACTCACTCTTCAAATGATAAGATCACAAGACTTATAAATACAACAGAGGATCTAAGAAGTGCTATGCAAGAGGATGCAAGAAAATATGTTGATTATAATGGAGATGGAAAAATAGAGAGAGATGATGCGACTAATGTTGCAGCCCGGGTTGCTACTGCCGTAGAGAATTCTTTAAACGCACAACGGGGTGATGATAATGAAAAAATAAATGCAGCGACAGAGGGATTGGCGGCTATCTTAGTAAACGAAGGTATTATAAAAAACAATGAAAGCATTACATCTTACAAAAATGAATTTAAAGCTGCGTTTCATAGGGCAATAAATAGTGGTGAAGAGTTTAAAGATGCGGCAAAAACAGCAGCAAAATATATAGCAGAGCTTACTAAATTTACTGATTATAATGATGGGGTTAAGGTTAGCGTTAATGCGCAAGGTCAGTTTCAGCTGGAAAATCCAAAAGGCGATAATTTTGATCATCCGCTTTATATAAGTATAACAGGTAGAACAACTGAAACAGAAAATGATGCTCCAGCTATAAATGAAAATGTTAGACTTACTACTATGCTTAAATCCCTTGAAGGCTCATTAAGCCCAAGTGAAACTATAAAAACAAGTTCTAAGTTTATGCTCTCAAGCCACGGCTCTACTACTGAGATACACGACTCTCTTGGTTCAAAACATACTGTAAATATCAAATGGGCAAAGGTCGCCACAACAAATGATGGTGGAACAGAGTGGAATATGGTTATTCAAGTGCCTGAGCCTGCTAAGATAAATTTTTCTGGAGAAGGTCCAGCTAACGTAATAACAGGTTCGCTTAGATTTGGTCCTGATGGTGCTTTGGCTTCATTTAATCCTTCAAGTTTTACATTTAGTGGAAATAACGGCTCATTGCCTGGACAAAGTGTTCAGCTGGATTTTGGGCTAAATAGCGATTTTAATGGATTAACCAGTTTTGATAGAGACTCATCAACTGAGTATATAAGGCAAGATGGTTATGAGGGTGGAACATTAAAAGATGTAAGGGTTGATGAGACTGGTGTTATCATCGGTGCTTTTACAAATGGTCAAAGCTTTGGTTTGGCTCAGGTTGCTGTCGCTACTTTTACAAACAATGAGGGTTTGCAAGCAGAGGGTGGAAATGTCTTTTCTAGGACTGCAAACTCAGGGGATCCTGTCATAGGAACTGCAGGTAGTGGAAATAAAGGAACTATCGCAGCTGCAAAATTAGAACAAAGTAACGTTGATCTAAGTAGGGCATTAACGAATTTAATAGTTATTCAAAGAGGTTTTCAGGCAAACTCAAAAGCAATCACAACAAGTGATGAGATGCTAAATACGCTTTTACAATTAAAACAATAA
- a CDS encoding uracil-xanthine permease family protein, whose amino-acid sequence MTKYEGYKFNFRQSILGVQFLFVAFGALVLVPILTGLNANVALFTAGIGTLAFQLVTRKNVPPIFLASSFAFIAPMTFSIQKWGVSATMGGIIAAGFMYVLLSFLVRFKGEEFLHKLLPPVVVGPVVATIGLILSPAAVKMAMGVGNEAVYSHAQSMFIAFFTLICTIVIMTLAKGILKLIPILIGILFGYLASFLMGIVDFSPISNASWFGIPEFVFPSFEWHAILYMIPIAIAPAIEHIGDMITISNVAKEDFLKKPGLKNTLLGDGIATSLAGFFGGPPNTTYSEVTAAVGLTKSYNPAIMTWTAITAICLAFIGKLGAVLSTIPTPVIGGIMLLLFGVIASVGMQILIKHNVDLSDPRNIIIVSLIFVFAIGGMIVDLQFVSFSGVGLGAIVGIVLNLVLPKTKHFDEV is encoded by the coding sequence TTGACAAAATACGAGGGTTATAAATTTAATTTTAGGCAGAGCATTTTAGGTGTTCAGTTTTTATTTGTTGCTTTTGGAGCATTGGTTTTAGTCCCTATTTTGACCGGACTTAATGCAAATGTGGCTCTTTTTACAGCAGGTATAGGAACACTTGCTTTTCAGCTTGTTACTCGCAAAAATGTCCCGCCTATATTTTTAGCTAGTTCTTTTGCATTTATAGCCCCTATGACTTTTTCTATACAAAAATGGGGAGTTTCTGCTACTATGGGAGGCATTATAGCTGCTGGATTTATGTATGTTTTACTTAGCTTTTTGGTTAGATTTAAAGGAGAAGAGTTTTTACATAAACTTTTACCGCCTGTTGTTGTAGGACCTGTTGTTGCAACTATAGGTCTTATACTATCACCAGCTGCCGTAAAGATGGCTATGGGGGTAGGGAACGAGGCTGTTTATTCTCATGCTCAGTCGATGTTTATAGCATTTTTTACCCTGATTTGCACTATTGTTATTATGACACTTGCAAAAGGAATATTAAAATTAATTCCTATTCTTATTGGAATTTTATTCGGATATTTGGCGTCATTTTTGATGGGTATTGTTGATTTTTCTCCTATTTCAAATGCTAGTTGGTTTGGTATTCCTGAGTTTGTATTTCCTAGTTTTGAGTGGCATGCTATTTTGTATATGATACCTATAGCCATAGCTCCAGCTATAGAACATATAGGCGATATGATAACTATTTCAAATGTCGCAAAAGAGGATTTTTTGAAAAAACCTGGGCTTAAAAATACACTTTTAGGCGATGGTATTGCGACTAGTTTGGCTGGATTTTTTGGAGGACCGCCAAATACGACTTATTCTGAGGTAACGGCTGCTGTAGGTCTTACGAAATCTTACAACCCAGCTATAATGACTTGGACTGCAATAACTGCAATTTGCCTTGCATTTATCGGAAAATTGGGCGCTGTGTTATCAACTATACCAACTCCTGTGATTGGTGGTATAATGTTGCTTTTATTTGGTGTTATAGCAAGTGTTGGTATGCAAATACTTATAAAACATAATGTTGATTTGTCTGATCCTAGAAATATAATCATAGTTTCTTTGATATTTGTATTTGCTATTGGTGGAATGATTGTTGATTTGCAATTTGTGAGTTTTTCTGGTGTTGGACTTGGTGCGATAGTTGGTATTGTGCTAAATCTAGTTTTACCAAAAACAAAACATTTTGATGAAGTGTAA
- the pseI gene encoding pseudaminic acid synthase produces MKIADFDTSKKVFIIAELSANHSGKLKTAIETIKAAKRAGADAIKLQTYTADSLTLDCQNDDFLLKDGLWKGQNLYKLYQDALTPREWHFELFKVAKEEGLICFSSPFSKEDVEFLEQFNPPAYKIASFEANDCDFINYVAKKSKPMIISTGIINEDEILSAVNACKEAKNNDIALLKCTSSYPSPLNEMNLKNIATMKKAFNVEIGFSDHTLGIVAPVVAVSLGARIVEKHFILNKNIKSVDEAFSLDENEFKDMVNAVRNTEALLGQDEFVLDSKSIKGREFARSIYASKDIKEGEKFSNDNIRVVRPGFGLHPRFKKELIGKVAKRNIKFADRIREEDL; encoded by the coding sequence ATGAAAATAGCAGATTTTGATACTAGTAAAAAAGTTTTTATCATAGCCGAGCTTTCGGCAAACCATTCAGGTAAGTTAAAAACAGCCATAGAAACTATAAAAGCGGCTAAAAGAGCAGGGGCTGATGCTATAAAACTTCAAACATATACAGCAGATAGTCTTACTTTGGATTGCCAAAATGATGATTTTTTGCTTAAAGATGGTTTATGGAAAGGTCAAAATTTATATAAACTTTACCAAGATGCATTAACTCCAAGAGAGTGGCATTTTGAGCTTTTTAAAGTAGCTAAAGAGGAGGGGCTTATATGTTTTTCTAGCCCTTTTTCTAAAGAAGATGTTGAATTTTTAGAACAATTTAATCCTCCTGCTTATAAGATAGCAAGTTTTGAGGCAAATGATTGTGACTTTATAAATTATGTTGCTAAAAAATCAAAACCAATGATAATTTCAACAGGGATTATTAACGAAGATGAGATATTGTCAGCCGTAAATGCTTGTAAAGAGGCAAAAAATAATGACATAGCATTGTTAAAATGCACATCTAGCTACCCATCTCCATTAAATGAAATGAATCTAAAAAATATTGCAACAATGAAAAAAGCATTCAACGTAGAGATAGGTTTTTCTGATCATACTTTGGGTATTGTAGCACCTGTTGTTGCTGTTAGCCTTGGTGCTAGAATAGTGGAAAAACATTTTATTTTAAATAAAAATATAAAAAGTGTAGATGAGGCATTTTCTTTGGATGAAAATGAGTTTAAAGATATGGTAAATGCCGTTAGAAATACCGAGGCTTTGCTTGGACAAGATGAGTTTGTGCTTGATTCAAAGAGTATCAAAGGTAGAGAATTTGCAAGATCTATTTATGCAAGTAAAGATATAAAAGAAGGTGAGAAATTTAGTAATGATAATATAAGGGTTGTAAGACCTGGTTTTGGGTTACATCCTAGGTTTAAAAAAGAACTTATTGGCAAAGTTGCTAAAAGAAATATAAAATTTGCCGATAGAATAAGAGAAGAAGATTTATAA
- the dxr gene encoding 1-deoxy-D-xylulose-5-phosphate reductoisomerase, translating into MVILGSTGSIGKNTLDICQRYGIQVEAISCNNNIELLNEQIAKFNPKFVCIGDEKLAKNIKHKNVFCGEEGIVDMLSECKSQKVVNALVGFAGLKPSFKIQEMGKTLALANKESLVIGGKFLKCDQILAIDSEHFGLKFLLSNSASKPQKLIITASGGAFYKIPVNELKDVKPEDALKHPTWSMGAKITIDSASMANKLFEVLEAYWLYGIKDIEAIIEKTSMIHALVEFKDGSTTAHISGTDMRLAIAHAVLDSVDEKIVSSVDLLKLNEIKFQEISLEKYPIFGLKDRVLQNPDLGVVINAANEVGVYAFLDRKCGFLDISKVIFECVDIFKDINISDRNDLFVIDDEVRKQAKKILGV; encoded by the coding sequence GTGGTAATACTTGGCTCAACCGGCAGCATAGGTAAAAATACTCTTGATATATGCCAAAGATATGGTATCCAAGTAGAGGCTATTAGCTGCAACAATAATATCGAGTTGTTAAACGAACAAATAGCTAAATTTAATCCAAAATTTGTCTGTATTGGCGATGAAAAACTAGCTAAAAATATAAAACATAAAAATGTTTTTTGTGGCGAAGAAGGCATTGTTGATATGTTATCTGAGTGCAAAAGCCAAAAAGTTGTAAATGCTCTTGTTGGTTTTGCTGGGCTTAAGCCTAGTTTTAAGATACAAGAAATGGGAAAAACTTTGGCTTTGGCAAATAAAGAAAGCCTTGTTATAGGTGGTAAATTTTTAAAATGCGATCAAATTTTAGCGATAGATAGCGAACATTTTGGGCTTAAATTTTTGCTTTCTAACTCAGCATCAAAACCGCAAAAACTTATAATAACAGCTAGTGGCGGAGCTTTTTATAAAATCCCTGTAAACGAGCTAAAAGATGTAAAACCAGAAGATGCCTTAAAACATCCTACTTGGAGCATGGGTGCTAAGATCACGATCGATAGCGCTAGTATGGCAAATAAGCTTTTTGAAGTGCTTGAAGCTTATTGGCTTTATGGTATTAAAGATATAGAGGCTATCATAGAAAAAACTTCTATGATACATGCGCTTGTTGAGTTTAAAGATGGCTCAACTACAGCTCATATATCAGGAACTGATATGAGACTTGCTATAGCTCATGCGGTGCTTGATAGTGTTGATGAAAAGATAGTTTCAAGTGTTGATTTACTAAAGCTTAATGAGATAAAATTCCAAGAGATAAGCTTAGAAAAATATCCTATTTTTGGATTAAAAGATAGGGTTTTGCAAAATCCTGATTTAGGTGTTGTTATAAATGCAGCAAATGAGGTTGGTGTTTATGCTTTCTTGGATAGAAAATGTGGATTTTTAGATATTTCAAAAGTTATATTTGAGTGTGTTGATATTTTTAAAGATATAAACATAAGCGATAGAAATGATCTTTTTGTGATAGATGATGAGGTTAGAAAACAGGCAAAAAAGATACTTGGTGTCTGA